Part of the Benincasa hispida cultivar B227 chromosome 11, ASM972705v1, whole genome shotgun sequence genome, GAGATTTCCTCTGTACTAGATTgattattaatgaaatttggggCAAAGATATGATAAAGGCATGTGTTATAAATATGTCAATCTAGTTGAGATATTCTAGTACACCTACTAATCCACAACTCCTATAATatctttctctaaaaaaaacaccccttccacctctaaattttttttaattttattatctactttaaTTTTTACTAGTATTTTTAAAAACccaagtcaagttttgaaaactaaaaaaagtagttttcaaaaatttaaaatttggcaaagtattaaactcttttacttaaaaaagataTAAACAAGAGGTTCGATTCCTTCAACcaatatattgtaaaaaaaaaaaaataaaataaaaagaaaagaaagaaagaaacaaaaatacaaatcattgtaagaactTAGAAGGAAAGtgacttaatatttaaaaataaaaaatcaaatagttatccaaCAAAGCATTAGAGGTGGAAAGAAGGTTTATAagcttagtttttttaaaaaaactaaataattaaccATCAAGATAGAATCAATTTACcatgaaaacatgaaaaaaaaattcctttgaTTGGTTTTTACCTTGAGGTTGAAGGCTGCCTTCAGTGACTCCatgctgaaattttaaaaagggtaaaaaaaaaaagaaaagaaaaattgcatACCTTAGtttccaaattaaaaaaaataaagaaaatgacaGTAAACTGATGGCTTAAGCATTACCATGGGACTGGAAGAATAATTCCCACTGCTTTGGGGCTGTGGTGTTGGAGCCTCACTGATAGCCTAAAAACACCAACCAAAACCATTCatttacataaaaaatttaGCTACAAGCCCAAAAAAACTTGGTAGTAAGAAACGTGGGTTTGGAGAAAATTACATGATTGTGTACTAAGAGAACACAATTGAGCAACATTACTAGAAACAACATCACCATTACTTGCTTCCTTGCCATTGCAAAACTACAATATAATATAGCTGCACAAGAGATAAGAGAaaagagagtgagagagagagattgtaTTGATGATTCATTGAGAGTGTTcattatatgtgtatatatagatatagatatatgcACACATTGGATGGGAGAAAGGAAGGCCATAAAATATTGTGCGGTTCATAATTTTCAAAGGATCATCGTTTGTGTTATGCTTGTGAGTTGGAATGTGTACAAAATAAATTGTgtcatctctctcttttttttaatttttttttagaataatcaTGGTGGGGATGAGAAATCGAATGTCTGACTTCTTACATTTAGATGAGTGCAGCTCTGGATGCATCAAAGTATTTTTTTGTAGTCTTGTAGTATAAAAAAtttgttaataattataatGTGTTATTTGCAAACCCTATGGAATCtagttttggtttttggttttttatacTTGAGATATACAAAAtataaatgattatcaaacgagatCGGATTAAGAGGTGGGATTTCGTGTGAAAATGATGGGAGAGAATGACCCCACATTACTAATGCATGTGAACTCACATGTTTGTTTTTGGTGTTTTTAGTTCCCAAccctaagaaaaaaaaaaagagaagaaaaatgatcCAAAGAGAAAGGGACAGAGAAAGGTGATATGCATGGGGGTTAAGGATTTGTTTTGAAATCTGCCCTTTCCAACAAAACTTAGGCAAAATAAGAGAATAGAGTTAAGAGAGGgagtttttatttatattaattgagAGGGCATTTTGATGGATCTCGTGATCAGTTTTTGTCTCTTCCTTCAATCTATTTATCTTCTATGTTTTGGCAATATTTCCCAAAGCAAATAGCCGCACACCTCAACCACTCAAAACCCTACACAATGTCACTTCATATAACcctttacaaaattattttttatatttagggGCGTTTGTGGCTTCAATTCCCAAACTTTCTCATATcaattgttgaatgaaaaaggTTATCGAAGCTTCATGCATAAAGACATCAAATATAGGGGAGCCTAAATCTAACAACTCTGTTGAAGGAGAAGTGTCGAGTTTAGAGGGAACCTAAATAGTTCATTAGAAGAAAGCTATTAGTCTATCAAGATAGCTTGTCTATCAAATAAGTATTTCCTTGTTATCACTTACCTATTCTAATGAAACCTTTTCATTTATGCACAAGTGCCTCTCAGACGTAGGTGTGGTCACATCGAATTGGGTTACCAACTCTTTATGTCCATTGTCTCTAATCTCTCTTTTTCCTTAATCTTGTTTTTAGACATGCTTATGACTTTATGTTCGACTTGTGAGTAGAGGCTATTGCATCACTCTTTTTTATACAATATATAGTAAAATGTGTTGAACCTAATGGTGGCTGAAGGGTTAATAATGAATGAATGTTGTCTCTCTGATGAATCATATGTACTACGAAAAAAAAGATGTCTATtgcaatagttttttttttgcaacTGTTTGGTAAATATTACCAGGATTTATGAAACTACAACAGTTTCTTTCTAGCAACACATTACCAAATTATTGCTATTTCTACTTATTGTGACAATTTGTTtacaacattttttaaattgatatatatattcaattacATTTGGTCACGAACGACATATGTACAAACTATAACAAATATGTCTCTTGCAACACTTAAGTTGCAACATTTATGGTAAGTCTTGCAATAATAGAATTGATTACAATAGTTACTTCGAAGTGTTGATTCATTGCTTCCAAGATAGCTTAGTCGGTTCGACCTCACGCTGGTATATACACTTGGATGGTTCACAAGTGCATAAGTGGAAGGATCTCATTGATTCATTCCTAAAGCAATACAAATATAAGATTGATATGGCACTAGACCGTTTAGACCTCCAAAAATGGAGAAGAGTGTTGAAATATTTAAAGAGTATGCGCAACGATGGAGAGGCACAAGTATAACCCCCCTTTGACCAATAGAGAATTGACAGCTATGTTCATAAATACCCTTCGAACCTCGTACTATGACAGGATGATTGGGAGTCCCTCGACCAACTTCGACATCATAACAATTGGAGAAAATATCGGGTTTGGGGTG contains:
- the LOC120090163 gene encoding protein GAST1; the encoded protein is MNTLNESSIQSLSLTLFSLISCAAILYCSFAMARKQVMVMLFLVMLLNCVLLVHNHAISEAPTPQPQSSGNYSSSPMHGVTEGSLQPQECGPRCTERCLKTAFKKPCMFFCQKCCAKCLCVPYGTYGNKQTCPCYNEWKTKRGGPKCP